One region of Etheostoma spectabile isolate EspeVRDwgs_2016 chromosome 21, UIUC_Espe_1.0, whole genome shotgun sequence genomic DNA includes:
- the nme2b.1 gene encoding nucleoside diphosphate kinase A1 isoform X1, which produces MGTGASTARPTADCAKCDRDPIMAEQKERTFIAVKPDGVQRGIIGEVIKRFETKGFKLVAMKMQHASEDLLTQHYLDLKDRPFFPTLMKYMTSGPVVAMVWEGKGVVKTGRVMLGETNPADSKPGTIRGDFCIDVSKNIIHGSDSVESANKEISLWFKDDELVHYTSCAASWLY; this is translated from the exons ATGGGGACGGGGGCCTCTACAGCCCGCCCCACTGCTGACTGTGCCAAATGCGACCGAGACCC AATCATGGCAGAGCAGAAGGAGCGCACATTCATTGCCGTCAAGCCCGATGGTGTGCAGAGGGGCATCATTGGAGAGGTCATCAAGAGGTTTGAGACCAAAGGCTTCAAACTTGTGGCCATGAAGATGCAACAC GCTTCTGAGGACCTCCTGACTCAGCACTACCTTGACCTGAAGGACCGGCCGTTCTTTCCTACCCTCATGAAATACATGACCTCTGGGCCAGTTGTTGCCATG GTGTGGGAGGGCAAAGGTGTGGTGAAGACCGGCAGGGTGATGCTGGGTGAGACCAACCCTGCCGATTCCAAGCCTGGGACCATCAGAGGAGACTTCTGCATCGACGTCAGCAA GAACATCATCCACGGCAGTGACTCTGTCGAGAGTGCCAACAAGGAGATCTCCCTGTGGTTTAAAGATGACGAGCTGGTCCACTACACCAGCTGTGCCGCCAGCTGGCTCTACTGA
- the nme2b.1 gene encoding nucleoside diphosphate kinase A1 isoform X2: MAEQKERTFIAVKPDGVQRGIIGEVIKRFETKGFKLVAMKMQHASEDLLTQHYLDLKDRPFFPTLMKYMTSGPVVAMVWEGKGVVKTGRVMLGETNPADSKPGTIRGDFCIDVSKNIIHGSDSVESANKEISLWFKDDELVHYTSCAASWLY, encoded by the exons ATGGCAGAGCAGAAGGAGCGCACATTCATTGCCGTCAAGCCCGATGGTGTGCAGAGGGGCATCATTGGAGAGGTCATCAAGAGGTTTGAGACCAAAGGCTTCAAACTTGTGGCCATGAAGATGCAACAC GCTTCTGAGGACCTCCTGACTCAGCACTACCTTGACCTGAAGGACCGGCCGTTCTTTCCTACCCTCATGAAATACATGACCTCTGGGCCAGTTGTTGCCATG GTGTGGGAGGGCAAAGGTGTGGTGAAGACCGGCAGGGTGATGCTGGGTGAGACCAACCCTGCCGATTCCAAGCCTGGGACCATCAGAGGAGACTTCTGCATCGACGTCAGCAA GAACATCATCCACGGCAGTGACTCTGTCGAGAGTGCCAACAAGGAGATCTCCCTGTGGTTTAAAGATGACGAGCTGGTCCACTACACCAGCTGTGCCGCCAGCTGGCTCTACTGA